In Flavobacterium endoglycinae, one DNA window encodes the following:
- a CDS encoding TonB-dependent receptor plug domain-containing protein: MKKNVIIVLGLLTFSGIYAQDNKTEQDTLKNNELSEVTIIGSRSKNRVKTDVPVPVDVFNISDITKGAPQTSVTQILNYVAPSFTSNATSTADATDHVDPAQLRGLGPDQVLILVNGKRRHTSALVNINGSPGRGSVGTDLNAIPSFAIERIEVLRDGAAAQYGSDAIAGVINIVLKKNANYVSGGIQYGANLSSGSNNFKGGADGETLQADLNYGTSLGKPGSYFNITGSAITRQTTSRAGIRSNAIFNAYNAVENRAAQNGVQINSLFSNINNTSNSAQIISSLQQYAPQVSYFTPAQQNAISSATTIAQMQTALNFDVTNNELAYRGQERRDYNMSVGQSELASGQAYYNAKYPLTENTSLYSFGGVSYRNGKSYAFNRLPNGSGTFTQVYQNGFLPEIESKILDASAAVGVNTQLFGFDTDLSTNLGTNSFQYDVNNTINATLGVNSPTSFDAGKVSFLQSTTNLDFSKKVDVLSGLNIAFGGEFRYENYQIKAGEEASYGLYDVNGSLVSGILPSNSPLIVTDFFGNKRGAGAQGFSGFQPSDAKEKDRKSGAAYIDLELNATENWLIDGAARYENYSDFGSTVTFKLASLLKLTNNINWRISGQTGFRAPSLQQKYFESSSTQFINGSPYQVGYFTNDSQAAKSIGVENLRPEKSKSISTGFTFKIPEANITIATDAYFTRINDRIVLSGQYARPTDAQIAAATSQEQKDALTLFQQAFDLKGVERASFWTNGIDSETKGIDLVISQKYDVIQDFAIKNDLALSYNETKRVGDLNVPQSIIDAGGEPFRYSFFPESSRIYLEEAIPKLKANLMTTFSIKKLDIYLRNSYFGKVTDPGATDVNLDGSASVYEHPEYSAKLVTDLSLGYQINEHFRATIGFNNIGDVYPDRNNPATPAFTNTTPTLSPAPSTDLSNANQFAYSRAVSQFGLNGRFGFARLSFKF; encoded by the coding sequence ATGAAGAAAAATGTTATAATCGTTTTAGGTCTTTTGACTTTTTCAGGAATTTATGCTCAGGATAACAAAACCGAGCAGGATACTTTAAAAAACAATGAATTATCAGAAGTTACCATAATTGGATCGAGAAGTAAAAACCGAGTAAAAACAGATGTGCCTGTTCCGGTTGATGTTTTCAATATCTCTGATATTACAAAAGGAGCGCCACAGACCAGCGTTACCCAGATTTTAAATTACGTTGCGCCGTCATTTACCAGTAACGCAACATCTACAGCAGATGCAACCGATCACGTTGATCCAGCACAATTAAGAGGATTAGGACCAGATCAGGTTTTAATTTTAGTAAACGGAAAAAGAAGACACACCAGTGCTTTAGTAAACATAAACGGATCTCCAGGAAGAGGATCTGTAGGAACAGATTTAAATGCCATTCCCTCTTTTGCTATCGAAAGAATTGAAGTTTTGCGAGATGGAGCCGCTGCACAATACGGTTCGGATGCTATTGCGGGAGTTATTAATATTGTACTGAAAAAGAATGCCAATTATGTTTCTGGAGGAATTCAGTACGGTGCCAACCTATCTTCAGGATCAAATAATTTTAAAGGCGGAGCTGATGGAGAAACCCTTCAAGCCGATTTAAACTATGGAACATCTTTAGGAAAACCAGGAAGTTACTTTAATATTACCGGAAGTGCCATTACAAGACAAACAACCAGCAGAGCAGGAATTAGAAGCAACGCTATTTTTAATGCTTACAACGCAGTAGAAAACAGAGCAGCACAAAATGGAGTTCAAATCAATTCGTTGTTTAGCAATATCAATAACACTTCAAACTCGGCACAAATTATCAGTTCATTGCAGCAATATGCACCGCAGGTAAGTTATTTTACTCCAGCACAGCAAAATGCCATTTCTTCTGCCACGACAATTGCTCAAATGCAGACCGCTTTGAATTTTGATGTAACGAATAATGAATTAGCCTATAGAGGTCAGGAAAGAAGAGACTATAATATGAGTGTGGGACAGTCAGAACTGGCTTCGGGACAAGCGTATTATAATGCTAAATACCCATTAACCGAAAATACATCTTTATATTCTTTTGGAGGTGTATCTTATAGAAATGGTAAATCATATGCTTTTAATAGACTTCCAAATGGTTCAGGAACTTTCACGCAAGTGTATCAAAACGGATTTTTACCAGAAATAGAATCTAAAATTTTAGATGCTTCTGCAGCAGTTGGAGTGAATACACAATTGTTTGGGTTTGATACTGATTTAAGTACAAATCTTGGAACAAACTCTTTTCAATATGATGTAAACAATACCATCAATGCTACTTTAGGAGTAAATTCTCCAACGAGTTTTGATGCTGGAAAAGTTTCCTTTTTGCAAAGTACAACTAATTTAGATTTCAGTAAAAAGGTAGATGTTTTATCTGGTTTAAACATTGCATTTGGTGGAGAATTCAGATATGAAAACTATCAGATAAAAGCGGGAGAAGAAGCTTCTTATGGATTATATGATGTAAATGGAAGTTTAGTTTCAGGAATTCTGCCAAGTAATTCACCTTTAATTGTTACTGACTTTTTCGGAAACAAACGTGGAGCGGGAGCACAGGGATTTTCAGGATTTCAGCCATCAGATGCTAAAGAAAAAGACAGAAAAAGTGGAGCTGCTTATATCGATCTAGAATTGAATGCTACTGAAAACTGGCTTATAGATGGAGCAGCACGTTATGAAAACTATTCAGATTTTGGAAGTACCGTTACCTTTAAATTAGCTTCTCTTTTAAAATTAACTAACAACATTAACTGGAGAATTTCTGGGCAAACAGGTTTTAGAGCGCCTTCATTACAACAAAAATATTTTGAATCAAGCTCAACACAATTCATCAACGGATCACCATATCAAGTGGGATATTTTACAAATGATTCTCAAGCAGCAAAAAGTATTGGTGTAGAAAACTTAAGGCCAGAAAAATCAAAAAGTATCAGTACAGGATTTACTTTTAAAATTCCAGAAGCCAACATAACTATTGCGACTGATGCTTACTTTACAAGAATCAACGATCGAATTGTATTGTCAGGACAATACGCAAGACCAACAGATGCGCAGATTGCAGCTGCAACATCGCAAGAACAAAAAGATGCATTAACCTTGTTTCAGCAGGCGTTTGATTTAAAAGGAGTTGAAAGGGCTTCTTTCTGGACAAACGGAATTGACTCTGAAACTAAAGGAATAGATTTGGTAATTTCTCAGAAATACGACGTTATTCAAGATTTTGCAATTAAAAATGATTTGGCTTTAAGTTATAATGAAACCAAAAGAGTCGGAGATTTAAATGTGCCGCAATCAATTATCGATGCTGGGGGAGAACCATTTAGATATTCATTCTTCCCAGAATCTAGCCGCATTTATTTAGAAGAAGCTATTCCAAAATTAAAAGCTAATTTAATGACTACTTTCAGTATTAAAAAACTGGATATCTATTTAAGAAACAGCTATTTTGGTAAAGTAACTGATCCAGGAGCGACAGATGTAAATTTAGACGGATCAGCTTCAGTATACGAACACCCAGAATACAGCGCAAAACTAGTAACCGATTTATCATTAGGATATCAAATCAACGAACATTTTAGAGCTACAATTGGATTTAATAATATAGGAGATGTTTATCCAGATAGAAATAATCCGGCAACGCCAGCCTTTACTAATACAACTCCAACTTTATCTCCTGCGCCAAGTACTGATTTAAGCAACGCCAATCAATTTGCGTATTCTAGAGCAGTATCGCAGTTTGGACTAAATGGAAGATTTGGATTTGCCCGTTTGAGCTTTAAATTTTAA
- the metK gene encoding methionine adenosyltransferase → MAYLFTSESVSEGHPDKVADQISDALIDNFLAFDADSKVACETLVTTGQVVLAGEVKSNTYLDVQQIAREVIRKIGYTKSEYMFEANSCGILSAIHEQSADINQGVDRAKPEEQGAGDQGMMFGYATNETENYMPLALDLSHKLLQELAILRRENKEITYLRPDAKSQVTLEYSDDNKPTRIDAIVISTQHDDFDEEAAMLAKIKKDIVEILIPRIIAKNPEHAHLFNDKINYHINPTGKFVIGGPHGDTGLTGRKIIVDTYGGKGAHGGGAFSGKDPSKVDRSGAYATRHIAKNLVAAGVADEILVQVSYAIGVAEPMGIFIETYGTSKVNLTNGEIAKKVEAIFDMRPYFIEQRLKLRNPIYSETAAYGHMGRKPETVTKTFSAPGGNEKTVTVELFTWEKLDFVDQVKAAFGL, encoded by the coding sequence ATGGCTTATTTATTTACGTCAGAATCTGTTAGTGAAGGGCATCCAGACAAAGTTGCAGATCAAATTTCGGATGCATTAATTGACAACTTTTTGGCATTTGACGCTGACTCAAAAGTAGCTTGTGAAACTTTAGTTACAACAGGTCAGGTTGTTTTAGCAGGTGAAGTAAAATCGAATACTTATTTAGATGTTCAGCAAATTGCACGCGAAGTAATCCGTAAAATTGGATATACTAAAAGTGAATATATGTTTGAAGCGAATTCATGTGGGATTCTTTCAGCAATTCACGAGCAATCTGCAGATATTAATCAAGGTGTTGACAGAGCTAAGCCAGAAGAGCAAGGTGCTGGTGACCAAGGGATGATGTTTGGTTACGCTACAAACGAAACTGAAAACTACATGCCATTGGCTCTTGATTTGTCTCATAAATTATTACAAGAATTAGCCATTTTAAGACGCGAAAATAAGGAAATCACTTATTTACGTCCAGATGCAAAATCTCAGGTTACTTTAGAATACAGCGACGATAACAAACCAACTCGTATTGATGCAATTGTTATCTCAACACAACACGATGATTTTGATGAAGAAGCTGCAATGTTAGCTAAAATCAAAAAAGATATTGTTGAGATCTTGATTCCTAGAATTATTGCTAAGAACCCAGAGCACGCTCACTTATTCAATGATAAAATTAACTATCATATTAACCCAACAGGAAAATTCGTTATTGGAGGACCTCACGGAGATACTGGTTTAACAGGAAGAAAAATTATCGTGGATACTTACGGTGGAAAAGGTGCTCACGGTGGTGGTGCATTCTCTGGAAAAGACCCAAGTAAAGTAGATAGAAGTGGTGCATATGCAACTCGTCATATCGCTAAAAACTTAGTGGCTGCTGGTGTTGCTGACGAAATCTTAGTTCAGGTTTCTTACGCAATTGGTGTTGCTGAGCCAATGGGAATTTTCATTGAAACGTACGGAACTTCTAAAGTAAACTTAACTAACGGTGAAATCGCTAAAAAGGTAGAAGCTATTTTTGATATGCGTCCTTACTTTATTGAACAACGTTTAAAATTAAGAAATCCTATTTATAGCGAAACTGCTGCTTACGGACACATGGGACGTAAACCAGAAACGGTTACTAAAACTTTTTCTGCTCCAGGAGGAAACGAAAAAACAGTTACTGTTGAGTTATTTACATGGGAAAAACTTGATTTTGTTGACCAAGTAAAAGCTGCATTTGGATTATAA